Proteins encoded together in one Etheostoma cragini isolate CJK2018 chromosome 11, CSU_Ecrag_1.0, whole genome shotgun sequence window:
- the trim13 gene encoding tripartite motif-containing 13 isoform X1, which produces MIALHCTSQQLDTMEQLEEELTCPICCGLFEDPRVLLCSHSFCKKCLEGLLEGNRGPAYRTPFKCPTCRKETPHNGANSLQINYSLRGIVEKYSKIRVMPNLSICKQHYGQPLNIFCATDLNLICGFCATTDDHKGHKFCSLEDAYEREKEAFDELLRGLESWQSADVLSCLETLQASKKKALQSVTKDAEKVTDYFDKLISTIECKKNEILSDFETLKLVVMQAYDPEIAKLSAAMEEHRRALSIAESFKNVVDPLCFLQQMQEFREKLKVLKETPLPSRKDTDVGPLVRNFDVKKWDSLRLREVDKIAVPHESGSYRTGGSRMAAPRWITLLMSVLLSTLLLLQPHTLAAYVPSQIEPLLAAVCSHLTHTGVYLRGMTDMYTSLMGAGQECIATLIDSTVSFIGSYNLF; this is translated from the exons ATGATTGCGTTGCACTGTACGTCTCAGCAGCTG GATACCATGGAGCAGCTAGAAGAGGAACTTACGTGCCCTATCTGCTGCGGACTCTTCGAGGACCCGAGGGTTTTGCTGTGCTCACACAGCTTTTGCAAGAAGTGCTTGGAAGGACTCTTGGAGGGGAACCGAGGTCCAGCTTACAGAACACCTTTCAAATGCCCCACATGCCGCAAAGAGACGCCTCACAACGGCGCCAACAGCCTGCAGATCAACTACTCTCTGCGCGGAATAGTGGAGAAGTACAGCAAAATAAGGGTTATGCCGAATCTGTCAATCTGTAAACAACACTATGGCCAGCCTCTAAACATATTTTGCGCCACGGACTTAAATCTAATTTGTGGGTTTTGTGCAACAACAGATGACCACAAAGGGCATAAGTTCTGCTCCTTGGAGGATGCATATGAACGAGAGAAAGAGGCGTTTGATGAGCTGCTTCGCGGGTTGGAGAGCTGGCAGAGCGCAGATGTCCTGTCCTGCCTGGAGACACTACAAGCCAGTAAGAAAAAGGCGCTTCAGTCAGTGACCAAGGACGCCGAGAAGGTAACTGACTATTTCGACAAACTTATCAGTACCATTGAATGCAAAAAGAATGAGATCCTCTCGGATTTTGAAACACTGAAGCTGGTGGTGATGCAGGCGTACGACCCGGAGATTGCCAAACTGAGCGCAGCGATGGAAGAGCACAGACGGGCACTCAGCATCGCTGAGTCTTTCAAGAACGTCGTCGACCCCCTGTGCTTTCTGCAGCAGATGCAGGAGTTTCGGGAGAAGTTGAAGGTCCTTAAGGAGACTCCACTGCCCTCTCGGAAAGACACGGACGTCGGTCCCCTTGTGCGCAATTTCGATGTTAAAAAGTGGGACTCGCTGAGGCTTCGAGAAGTGGACAAGATCGCTGTCCCCCACGAGAGTGGCTCCTACCGAACGGGGGGTTCACGGATGGCAGCGCCAAGATGGATCACCTTGCTAATGAGTGTGTTACTGTCAACACTACTCCTGCTGCAGCCGCACACCCTTGCAGCCTACGTGCCCTCGCAGATTGAACCGCTTCTCGCTGCCGTTTGCTCGCACCTTACTCACACTGGTGTGTACCTGCGGGGAATGACTGACATGTACACAAGCTTAATGGGTGCAGGTCAGGAATGTATTGCGACCTTAATTGACTCTACTGTCAGTTTTATTGGCagttataatttgttttaa
- the trim13 gene encoding tripartite motif-containing 13 isoform X2: MEQLEEELTCPICCGLFEDPRVLLCSHSFCKKCLEGLLEGNRGPAYRTPFKCPTCRKETPHNGANSLQINYSLRGIVEKYSKIRVMPNLSICKQHYGQPLNIFCATDLNLICGFCATTDDHKGHKFCSLEDAYEREKEAFDELLRGLESWQSADVLSCLETLQASKKKALQSVTKDAEKVTDYFDKLISTIECKKNEILSDFETLKLVVMQAYDPEIAKLSAAMEEHRRALSIAESFKNVVDPLCFLQQMQEFREKLKVLKETPLPSRKDTDVGPLVRNFDVKKWDSLRLREVDKIAVPHESGSYRTGGSRMAAPRWITLLMSVLLSTLLLLQPHTLAAYVPSQIEPLLAAVCSHLTHTGVYLRGMTDMYTSLMGAGQECIATLIDSTVSFIGSYNLF, translated from the coding sequence ATGGAGCAGCTAGAAGAGGAACTTACGTGCCCTATCTGCTGCGGACTCTTCGAGGACCCGAGGGTTTTGCTGTGCTCACACAGCTTTTGCAAGAAGTGCTTGGAAGGACTCTTGGAGGGGAACCGAGGTCCAGCTTACAGAACACCTTTCAAATGCCCCACATGCCGCAAAGAGACGCCTCACAACGGCGCCAACAGCCTGCAGATCAACTACTCTCTGCGCGGAATAGTGGAGAAGTACAGCAAAATAAGGGTTATGCCGAATCTGTCAATCTGTAAACAACACTATGGCCAGCCTCTAAACATATTTTGCGCCACGGACTTAAATCTAATTTGTGGGTTTTGTGCAACAACAGATGACCACAAAGGGCATAAGTTCTGCTCCTTGGAGGATGCATATGAACGAGAGAAAGAGGCGTTTGATGAGCTGCTTCGCGGGTTGGAGAGCTGGCAGAGCGCAGATGTCCTGTCCTGCCTGGAGACACTACAAGCCAGTAAGAAAAAGGCGCTTCAGTCAGTGACCAAGGACGCCGAGAAGGTAACTGACTATTTCGACAAACTTATCAGTACCATTGAATGCAAAAAGAATGAGATCCTCTCGGATTTTGAAACACTGAAGCTGGTGGTGATGCAGGCGTACGACCCGGAGATTGCCAAACTGAGCGCAGCGATGGAAGAGCACAGACGGGCACTCAGCATCGCTGAGTCTTTCAAGAACGTCGTCGACCCCCTGTGCTTTCTGCAGCAGATGCAGGAGTTTCGGGAGAAGTTGAAGGTCCTTAAGGAGACTCCACTGCCCTCTCGGAAAGACACGGACGTCGGTCCCCTTGTGCGCAATTTCGATGTTAAAAAGTGGGACTCGCTGAGGCTTCGAGAAGTGGACAAGATCGCTGTCCCCCACGAGAGTGGCTCCTACCGAACGGGGGGTTCACGGATGGCAGCGCCAAGATGGATCACCTTGCTAATGAGTGTGTTACTGTCAACACTACTCCTGCTGCAGCCGCACACCCTTGCAGCCTACGTGCCCTCGCAGATTGAACCGCTTCTCGCTGCCGTTTGCTCGCACCTTACTCACACTGGTGTGTACCTGCGGGGAATGACTGACATGTACACAAGCTTAATGGGTGCAGGTCAGGAATGTATTGCGACCTTAATTGACTCTACTGTCAGTTTTATTGGCagttataatttgttttaa
- the trim13 gene encoding tripartite motif-containing 13 isoform X3, protein MIALHCTSQQLDTMEQLEEELTCPICCGLFEDPRVLLCSHSFCKKCLEGLLEGNRGPAYRTPFKCPTCRKETPHNGANSLQINYSLRGIVEKYSKIRVMPNLSICKQHYGQPLNIFCATDLNLICGFCATTDDHKGHKFCSLEDAYEREKEAFDELLRGLESWQSADVLSCLETLQASKKKALQSVTKDAEKVTDYFDKLISTIECKKNEILSDFETLKLVVMQAYDPEIAKLSAAMEEHRRALSIAESFKNVVDPLCFLQQMQEFREKLKVLKETPLPSRKDTDVGPLVRNFDVKKWDSLRLREVDKIAVPHESGSYRTGGSRMAAPRWITLLMSVLLSTLLLLQPHTLAAYVPSQIEPLLAAVCSHLTHTGSMPGHVTFTAQPL, encoded by the exons ATGATTGCGTTGCACTGTACGTCTCAGCAGCTG GATACCATGGAGCAGCTAGAAGAGGAACTTACGTGCCCTATCTGCTGCGGACTCTTCGAGGACCCGAGGGTTTTGCTGTGCTCACACAGCTTTTGCAAGAAGTGCTTGGAAGGACTCTTGGAGGGGAACCGAGGTCCAGCTTACAGAACACCTTTCAAATGCCCCACATGCCGCAAAGAGACGCCTCACAACGGCGCCAACAGCCTGCAGATCAACTACTCTCTGCGCGGAATAGTGGAGAAGTACAGCAAAATAAGGGTTATGCCGAATCTGTCAATCTGTAAACAACACTATGGCCAGCCTCTAAACATATTTTGCGCCACGGACTTAAATCTAATTTGTGGGTTTTGTGCAACAACAGATGACCACAAAGGGCATAAGTTCTGCTCCTTGGAGGATGCATATGAACGAGAGAAAGAGGCGTTTGATGAGCTGCTTCGCGGGTTGGAGAGCTGGCAGAGCGCAGATGTCCTGTCCTGCCTGGAGACACTACAAGCCAGTAAGAAAAAGGCGCTTCAGTCAGTGACCAAGGACGCCGAGAAGGTAACTGACTATTTCGACAAACTTATCAGTACCATTGAATGCAAAAAGAATGAGATCCTCTCGGATTTTGAAACACTGAAGCTGGTGGTGATGCAGGCGTACGACCCGGAGATTGCCAAACTGAGCGCAGCGATGGAAGAGCACAGACGGGCACTCAGCATCGCTGAGTCTTTCAAGAACGTCGTCGACCCCCTGTGCTTTCTGCAGCAGATGCAGGAGTTTCGGGAGAAGTTGAAGGTCCTTAAGGAGACTCCACTGCCCTCTCGGAAAGACACGGACGTCGGTCCCCTTGTGCGCAATTTCGATGTTAAAAAGTGGGACTCGCTGAGGCTTCGAGAAGTGGACAAGATCGCTGTCCCCCACGAGAGTGGCTCCTACCGAACGGGGGGTTCACGGATGGCAGCGCCAAGATGGATCACCTTGCTAATGAGTGTGTTACTGTCAACACTACTCCTGCTGCAGCCGCACACCCTTGCAGCCTACGTGCCCTCGCAGATTGAACCGCTTCTCGCTGCCGTTTGCTCGCACCTTACTCACACTG
- the spryd7b gene encoding SPRY domain-containing protein 7b → MAAMFTCCLGCCGDGGSGHIPLKEMPTVQLDTHHMGTDVVIVKSGRRICGTGGCLANAPLHQNKSYFEFKIQSTGVWGIGVATQKVNLNQVPMGRDTNSLVLRHDGSVYHNNEEKNRLPANSLPQEGDIVGITYDHVELNLYLNGKNMHCPASGIRGTVYPVVYVDDSAILDCQFSDFYHTAPQGFEKILFEQQIF, encoded by the exons ATGGCTGCGATGTTTACGTGTTGTCTAGGCTGCTGCGGAGATGGCGGATCGGGGCATATTCCCCTTAAAGAAATGCCTACTGTTCAGTTAGATACTCACCACATGG GCACAGATGTTGTCATTGTTAAGAGCGGCCGAAGGATATGTGGCACTGGAGGCTGTCTGGCCAACGCTCCCCTGCACCAGAACAAAAGTTATTTTGAGTTTAAGATCCAGTCCACTG GTGTGTGGGGAATAGGTGTGGCTACGCAGAAAGTGAATCTTAATCAAGTGCCTATGggcagagacacaaacagccTAGTCCTGAGGCATGATGGGTCTGTGTACCACAATAATGAAGAGAAGAATCGCCTACCAGCAAACAGCCTTCCCCAGGAGGGTGACATTGTG GGCATCACATATGACCACGTGGAGCTGAATTTATATCTGAATGGAAAGAACATGCATTGTCCTGCCTCAGGGATCCGAGGCACTGTATACCCTGTTGTTTATG TGGATGACAGCGCCATCTTAGACTGCCAGTTTAGTGACTTCTATCACACAGCTCCACAAGGATTTGAGAAGATCCTCTTTGAGCAACAAATCTTCTAA